The DNA segment CCAGCAGCTCGGCACCGAGATGGGCACGGCCCTCACCCTCGCTGACGCCTCCGTGGTCCTCGACATCTACCCGGCCCGCGAGGACCCGGTACCCGGCGTCACCAGCGACCTGATCATCGACCCGGCGCGGGCCGCGGGCGCGGACGTGACCGCCGCGGCCGACAAGGCCACGGCCGTCGAGCTGGTCGCGGGAATGGCGAAGCCCGGTGATCTCGTTCTCACTATGGGCGCGGGTGACGTGACAGAGCTCGGGCCCGAGATCCTGACCCGTCTGTCGTCTCTGTCGAAGTGAAGGGCCGAACATCATGGCGTACGACGTCGAGAAGCCGGACGAACAATGGCGCGCGGAGCTGACCCCCACCGAGTACGCGGTCCTGCGCAAGGCCGGCACGGAGCCCGCCTTCATCGGTGAGTACACCGACACGAAGACGAAGGGCGTCTACTCCTGCCGCGCGTGCGGAGCGGAGCTGTTCACCTCCGGCGAGAAGTTCGAGTCGCACTGCGGCTGGCCGAGCTTCTACGACCCGAAGGACACCGACGCGGTGGAACTCATCGAGGACCGCTCCCACGGCATGGTCCGCACGGAGGTCCGCTGCGCCCGCTGCGGCTCGCACCTGGGCCACGTCTTCGAGGGCGAGGGCTACCCGACCCCGACCGACCAGCGGTACTGCATCAACTCGATCTCGCTGCGGTTGGAGCCGACCGGGGAGCAGTAGCCCGGCACCGCTGCCAGTGACCCTGGCCGCAGGTTGGCGGCTGTGCCCGCAGCGTGCGCGGTAACTTGCCGCAGACGGCGAAAGCTTGCTCTGGTGAGACGGCGCTCCGCGCTCCGCTGCGTACCGCCCGCCGAGTGCAAGGAAGCCGACTGGGCCAGGTGTACACCGCGCCAGTCCGCCTGAGAGAACGCCAGTACTCCACGAAGCTTGGGGAAGCTCACGCGGAGAAGGCCCCTACCTCCTGGTAGGGGCCTCTTTCATGCTCTCCAACGGTTATGC comes from the Streptomyces sp. TS71-3 genome and includes:
- the msrB gene encoding peptide-methionine (R)-S-oxide reductase MsrB gives rise to the protein MAYDVEKPDEQWRAELTPTEYAVLRKAGTEPAFIGEYTDTKTKGVYSCRACGAELFTSGEKFESHCGWPSFYDPKDTDAVELIEDRSHGMVRTEVRCARCGSHLGHVFEGEGYPTPTDQRYCINSISLRLEPTGEQ